Proteins encoded within one genomic window of Pectobacterium araliae:
- a CDS encoding Hcp family type VI secretion system effector, producing the protein MSNLIYLSVTGEKQGLISAGCSSLDSIGNKYQSAHENEIFVYELVNNISREENISMLPVEIRKPIDKATPLFAQAINDKEKLECIFSFYRTAQSGGNELYFRMKLRDALISNIRFFYPNSLTHNEVQPQESVSFKFASIEWEHVIARTSAYMLWQNVAY; encoded by the coding sequence ATGTCCAATCTTATTTATCTTAGCGTTACCGGGGAGAAACAGGGACTGATATCAGCAGGATGTTCATCTCTGGACTCTATTGGCAACAAGTATCAGTCGGCACATGAGAATGAGATTTTTGTTTATGAGTTGGTGAACAACATTAGTCGGGAAGAGAATATTTCAATGCTTCCTGTAGAAATCAGAAAGCCAATTGATAAAGCCACGCCATTGTTCGCTCAGGCAATCAATGATAAGGAAAAGCTGGAATGCATTTTTTCGTTCTACCGAACGGCGCAGTCTGGTGGAAATGAACTTTATTTTAGGATGAAGCTTCGGGATGCTCTTATCAGCAATATACGCTTTTTCTACCCTAATTCACTGACACATAATGAAGTTCAGCCACAGGAAAGCGTATCATTCAAGTTTGCTTCTATTGAATGGGAGCATGTTATTGCAAGAACAAGCGCTTACATGCTTTGGCAGAATGTAGCCTACTAA